CACATGTGGCGTCGCTTCATGCTTGCCTTTCTGATCGCACTGCCCGTCGGCACGACGCTGCGCTTTCTTACGAATGATGTCGGATGGATCGAATGGTATATGCGCGTCTTTACCGGCGTCCTCTTTCCGGGACTGCCGCTTCTTCTATGGAGTCGATCAAGTCGGTTCTCGGGCGACGCAGGCCTCTGGGAACGTGTAGCCGTCACGACGGTATTTGTGCTTTCGTTACCCGTCGTCTTCTTCGATAATATCGTTCCGTTTCTACCGCTACCGTACGCCTACCTGCCCGCCATGCTTGTGATCTGGATCGCATTACGTATGGGAGATTTCTCGGGAGCGGCGGCCATGTTACTTCTGGGCCTCGCCGCCTTCCCCGGCACGGCGTTGAATGAAGGCCCCTTTGCAAACCAACCCGCCTCGCTTCGTATCTATCTTGCATTCCTTGCAATCATCACCTTCTTTCTCACATCTCTTATTGAACGACAGACGCTTCTGCTCAAGCAACAGATCGAACAGGATACGTTATTCCGGCTCTTTCTCGAACGCACGCGAGACATCATCTACAGAGCTCGCAGGGGCTCGAACGCCGGGCTTGAATTCATGAGCCCTTCCGTCACTGAATTTCTCGGTTATACTCCTTCGGATTTTACGTCGAACCCTGCATTGTTGATCGAGCTCATCCATCCCGAAGATCATGAAATCATCGCTCGCATCCGCTCCTCCTCTGAAAAAGTGCAGGAGGCTGAGTTTCGCATCTTCGATCGCAAAGGGCATCTTCACTGGGCGGAATTGCGTCAGGTCACTCTCAAAGACGAACAGGGGAATACCGTCGCCGTCGAGGGAGTTGTGCGAGATATCACGGATCGCAAACAGGCAAGCAATCGCATTCTACACCTGAACGGACTTCTACACTCCATACGGCAGATCAATCAGCTGATCACGCGAGAGCGGGATCGTGAGATCATTCTCAAAGAATCGTGTAACATCCTTGTGCAGAACCGCGGTTACAGGGTAATCTGGATTGGTCTGCCCGACAGGGAAGCCAAACACATCGAGGTCGCCGCCGTCGCCGGTGAAGGGTCCGGTTATACAGACGGTTTAACCATTACGATCGACGGAAGCGTTACAGGCCTCGGCCCATCGGGAAGGGCGTGGGCGACGGGAAAGACCGTTCTGACTTCGAATGTGACGTCCGATCCCGCATTCGCGCCGTGGAAGGATCGCGCCGCACGCTTCGGCATTCACAGTTCGCTTGCAATCCCCCTCGTGCACGCCGATGTCAAATATGGATTGATGAACGTTTATACCGACGACTCGCTTCAATTCAACGAAGAAGAGATCGGTCTTCTCGGCGAGGTTGCCGGCGATATCGCTTACAGTCTCTACAACATCGAAAGAGAGGCCGAGATAGAGAAGCTTGCTTACTACGATCCGTTAACAGACCTCGCAAACCGACGTCTTCTGCTCGACCATCTCGAGCATGAGATGGCCTTTCTGCGACGACGCAATCGTTTCGGTGCCCTGCTCTATCTCGACCTCGATAACTTCAAGCACGTCAACGACTCGTACGGACACGATACAGGAGACGAAATACTTCGCGAGGTGGCCCGTCGTCTACGCGCACGTTTACGCGAAGAAGATACCGTCGCCCGTCTGGGCGGCGATGAATTCGTTATTCTGCTCTTCGATCTGGCCGATTCTCCCGACGAAGCGGCAAAGCAGGCGCAATCGGTCGCCGAGCAGGTGCAGTTAACGCTACAACCGCCGTGCATCGTCGGCCAGAATACGTTCAATCTCACCCCGTCTATCGGTGTCACCGTGCTTCCGCGATACGATCAATCCCCGCAAGATGTGATCCGTGAGGCCGACACGGCCATGTATCGCACGAAGATGGAGGGCAGAAACGGATATCGTTTCTTTCATCCTGAGATGCAGCGCATGGCGGAGTTTCGTCTGTCCATGGAGCAGGAGTTGCACAGGGCCATTCAGGGACAGGAATTCACTCTGCACTATCAGCCGCAGGTCGATACAGAAGGCCGCACCGTCGGGCTGGAGGCCCTGTTGCGCTGGCAACATCCGACTATGGGCACGCTTGGACCCGATAAATATATTGGCATCGCAGAGGAAACGGGGTTAATCGTTCCGCTCGGACGACAGATTCTGAGAATGGCATGCGGGCAGCTGCAAATATGGAAGGCGCAGGGGTTTCAGGGAACAATGGCCGTGAATATCAGCGCACGTCAGTTTCGCGATCCTTACTTTGTAAAGGATGTGCAGGATGCGCTTGCTGAAACAGGTGTCGATCCGGGCAGCCTGCTTCTCGAAATCACCGAAAGCGTCTTTCTTGATAACCTTGAAGAGAGCATTGAGAAGATGGAGGATCTGTGCGCTACCGGCATCCGCTTCTCGGTCGACGACTTCGGCACAGGCTATTCCTCTCTGACCTATCTGAAGAGGCTGCCTCTCTATGAAATTAAGATTGATCGCTCTTTTACGCGCGATGCCGTCAGTAACGATTTCAGCCGGGCCATCATCCGCACCATCGTTACAATTGCCGAGCATCTACAGATGACCGTGATTGCCGAAGGAGTGGAAACCGACGATCAACAGAAAACGCTGATTGAACTCGGTTGCCGGCGATTTCAGGGCTATTATACGGGGAGGCCTGTACCGGCCGATCAGATTTTTGCAGAGCAGAAGAAGTCGGACCAATGATCGGTCACCAGCAACTGGTGTGCCGGTAAAATGTTGCGGTTGCTCGAGTGTTCGGGAGGGTCGGGTGCTATGTTTGCAGGAGTCTCGTGAGTTTTCTGGTGACAGCATCGACGTTAATGGAGGAAATTACTACAGGATTCCAGTGCCCCCTCACCCAAACTGGTTGAGTTCCTCCATTCTCAAGGGTAATCACCCCCATAGCGATCAGCATCAGATAAACAAAGATATAGCAGCGGGAAAAACCCGTAGCATTCGAAATCGCCGAAAGCCTCCCCCAATCCCGATCATCAGGATAAAAGTTCACGCGGACCAGGCTCTGTCCCTCGTCCTGATACTGTTTTTTCCATTTGCCCGTTTCCAGAAAATTTAACTTATACTCGAGCCCGGGATCATTCATCAGACTGCCGAGATAGGATGAAAGAGCCCAGTGACTCACTTTAATGTAAGGGCTGCGCCAGAAGAACCGTTTGAAATACGCTTCGGGAATCAACAAAGTGGAGCGGGAACGGTAATAGGGCTCCCGATCAATGCGTGTCTGTTCGTTCATACTGATCCCGGTCGGGAAAAGGCTGAATTGACAGAAAAATCCAGTCAGACAGGAAAAAATATGATCGATTCGGCAGCAATCGTCCGCAACCAAAAACCAGCAAGAAACAACGATTCAGAGCGGCGGCCGAAATACCATCAGATAGAAGATGCCCAGCATCGAGAAGAATGCCGGAATACCGAGACTCGCCCAGATAAAGAAATGCCGGCCGTACTCTCTGCTGGCACTCAGCCCATGCGCAAGAGCGTGCGTCACAGCGGCCAGCATGCGGTACTGAAGCATGGCGGCCGGAATCCAGCAGGCCATGGCGACGACGAAGAGGATTAACGAGACGAAGACCCATCCGCTTAAAATCGGATAACGCACAAGCCAGACCATGATAAGCCCTGTTGCAAGCTGAACAACACCAGCCAGAGCCGTGAAGATCCAATCGGCGTGAATGATCTGTTTCAGGGTTGTTTGAATAACGTTGAGATCACCGGTTCGATGGGCTCTCATCAGCGCGTAGGCCGATCCTGCACCGGCCCCGAATAAGAACGTGGCGCTCAAAATATGAACCAGCTTTACTATCAGGAAGATCATCGCTCTCGCTCTCGTTATCGCTCTGGCCTTAGCCTGTCTGAAGAATCATCGCCGTCGAAAAGCCATCCGACGGCAGTCAAGACAAGCAGAGGGATGTTCTTTGAGATTGGACCGAGCGGATGCAGAAGAAGCTCCGGAATTCGAAACGCTATCACCAGCGTATAAAACGCCACAGCGGCCAGCTGAAAACCGTAAGATATGCGACGATATCGGCTAAAGAGCATCAGACCGAGTACAAGGTCAAACAGACAGGAGCCATACAGAAACAGAACAAGCAAACCGTCAGGCACGCCGGACTGTTTCAACCACGACATACTGATAGCGGGCTCGTACAGAAACGCAGTCACGATGGCCGTCCAGATCCACACGAACGCGATACTGTAGCGCAGCATGGGCCTGATGACGGATAACGCTGCCTCATACAACGTTCCGGCCGGCAAAGCAAGAGCAGATCTCATCGTAAGGCCTGTGAGCCTTTCAAACGGCCGCGCATCGCCCGTATTGCCGCGCTCAAGCATTTGTAACGTCTCTTCGTTCACGATGCCTGTTCCCCATCGTGCAACGGCCCGCATCCATGACATAGGAATGCCTATCAGATAAGCCGCGGCAAATCCGGCATTCCGTCGAAAAGACTGAAGCATCTGCGCCATCGTCACGACCTCGGGACCGGCAACGTCGACGGTGACTCCGCGCGAAGGCCACTTTGCGATGAGCGACGACACACCGGCCGCAAGATCCTCAATACGCAACGGCTGCAGCAAGAAGCGGCCGCCGCCGGGCAACGGCAGAAGCGGTAACGTCGCAAGCAGAGCAAGAAGCTTCGTGCTCTTGCCGCCCGGACCGATCACAAGAGAGGGGCGCAGGATCACGGCAGAGGGGATGAGCTTGCGCAACGCCTCATCGGCCTTGCGCTTCGACAGATGATATTTCGTTTCGGCATGCTCGTCGGCTCCGAGCGCAGAGATCTGAATCAGACGTCGGATCTTCAGAGATCGCGCCGCACGAAACAGGGCGAGCGGGCCTTCATAATGAAGACGCTCAAACGTAGCATCCTTGCTTTCCCTGATAATTCCGACGGCATTGATGACCGCATCGCATCCGGCCAGCTGATCACGCCAGGCGCTCTCATTGGCTTCGTCAGTGATTTGAATATTAAAATCGCCCTTCACATATTCGACTCCGGCAAGCGCCGGCTGTCTGGCGGGATCACGTACGCACAGGCGCAACGTATAACCATCGGCCAGCAGGCGTTCGGCGATAGCACGTCCGATGAAGCCGGTGCCGCCGATCAGGAAGATGCGCATCGGCTTCATACGTCGCTCACCTCGATAATTTTATGGCGCGCCGTCTCGCCGCTGACGATCGATACATGTCGTCGTTTCACGCCAAGGTGACGGGCAAGCGTTTCGATCAGCTCGGCGTTTGCCTTACCATCTTCGGGAGGCGAATGCACCCTGACCTCGAGCGTGCCGTCTTCAAGGACGTGAACGCCCTGCTTCGACGACTTTGGTTTCACATGAACGGAGTAGCGGCGCACATCTACTGGTTGCGTTTGCCGCTCATTCTGGAAAGCGAAATCCGATACGGTTCCGGTTCATCCCCTCCTCCGCAAGACACAGGGCCGGATTGTTGATTTTAAGACTCAGAATCGCCCACGCTCTGGCAGCACCTCAGATGGAGTGGACGCAGAACCTTTTCCTGACATTCTCGCCAATTATGACACAGAGATTTCGTTTTCTGTTTTTCGTAGCCCTGCCGCTGATCTCCGGATGCTACATTGCAGAACTCTACCAGCGACGGGCCATTCATCCCGATGGTCTGCGCACCATCCAGCCCGGCATGACGGCTCCGCAACAGGTCAGCCGCGGCGGATCTCTTCTTACAGGCTACGGCCTCTGTACGCCGGTCTTTCAGTTTATTCCCACAGCCTACTGTGATACATCGGCCACCGCTTATTCTTTCAGCGGCGAGACGCTTGCCATCGCGAACTACTCCGCCTATCATGTTTCGCTACAGCTCTTTGACTCGGCATCAAAGAGGCCACTGTGGAGTCGCAGCGAATTCAACACGGCCATCTCTGCCATCGCCTTCTCGAAGGATGACCGGACGGTTCATGTCACCTCGGGTTATGCGCTTTACATCCTCTCTCGCGAAAACGGAAGCATTCAGGCGACGCATGCGATCCGCACCGGGCACAGCCTTGCCGTCAGTGAAAAGGCGATCTTCGTCGGTCATAACGGCAGCATCACGATGATCAAAGCCGACGGAACACGTACAGAACAGAGCTGCGTTCCGGACCGCGAGATACTCACATCGGGCATAAGAAGCACGCCCGCGGAAATCGTCGATATCGCCGTCTCTGAAGATGAGCAGAGCATGGCCGCCATCGATATCCGCGGATTTGTATGCGAGTTTGATCTGAGCGACGGTATGCGACTCAAGGCGGCCTATTATCCGAATCGGCCGACGTTCACCGGACAGGTTGCCTACAGAAACGGACTGTATATCGCTCGTGAACAGCAGCTGTCTCAGGTGAAAGAGACGGAGCAGGTCTATGAATGCATTCAGTCACTCGAAGAAATGTATGCAACACCGCAGGCCTTCTATGGCCTTGTTCGCAGCTTCGAGCGCGGCGGAGGGTATCCGATCGTTGACATGGATTCGTTTATCGAGAGGCGCTGTAAGGCGGTGGCTGGAGGGGGATAGAAAAGCAAGAGCCACGCATCATCTGTCAGTCATTCATCTGAGACTTCAGCAGACCAAGCGCCTTATGATACTTCTGGAAGCGCTCAAAGTCTTTCAGGGATATGTCGCCATCTTCAACCGTATCGTGTAAAAGAGCCACTATCATCTCTTCGTCGGACCGACAACGATGCATCAACCGTAACGGATGCAGTATGTAAGGCCGTCCGCCTCGGTCCACCTGTCCTGCATGAACACGAACGGCTATGGCCAGGGCCTGATCAATCATATTCATGGGTATCTCCGGATTATGCTTCTACGAAGCTTGAGAAACTCAGAGCGCGATCAACTTAAAAATTACCGGCCGATCGTGACGGCTCTTTCATTTCTCTTGACTTCGCTTGCTGTCAGTCCAAGCTCCTTTCGTGGACCCGACGCCCGACAGAATCATTCGTGATACGTTCTCTGATAGAGAAGATGCCGTTCCTTTCTTCCGATCCACTCTGCCGCCCGGGCTGCTCGCTGTCCTTAATCTTGATACCCTAGAAGTAGAACAGGGAACCTTCATCGATGAGTCTATGAAGGAATACCGTACGGACGTCCTCTTCCGTATTCAAACCGCCAGTGGATCGCCAGCGAAGATCTATCTGCTATTCGAGCATAAATCGCAAAGAGATCCGCGCATCTTCACACAGCTGCTTTCCTACCTCGCACGTATCTATGAACGACAGGATAAGCCCGTTCCCGTCATTCCCTTCGTCTTCTATCACGGAAAGAAGGCATGGGATCTCGGCACCGATTTCACGGCCCACTTCAAGCTCACGGATAGGGAGCGACAGATCTTTGCGCCCTATCTACCCGATTTCCGATTTGAGCTGTTTGACCTCGGTGATCAGGATGTTGAGACGCTAACTATTACACTCTACGTCAAAATGCTTCTACAGATCATCCGCTCCATTGATACGGATCGTCTTGATGACAATCTCAGAGACATTTTCGAGCTCTCTGAGATCTTTTTCTCAGAGCAAAAAAAGCTTGAGAAACTCAGAAAATTGATCTTTTATGTCCTCACAAGAGGCGAGGTGCCGCACGAGAAAGTTGCGAGCATCCTTTCCTCGGTCTCGAAACGACTGGAGAAGGAAGCTATGACCGCTGCCCAAAAACTCAGAGAAGAAGGATTTGCACAGGGTATGCAGCAGGGCATGCAACAGGGGCTCCTTGAAGGAGAGCAGAAGCTACTTATCAAACAGATGGAGTGGAGATTCGGCAGTCTCTCGAAACAGGAGAATGATACCATCCGCGCCTGCTCAAACAGAGATCTCATCGAAGCAGCAAGCCGGGCTATTCTCGAAGGAAAGAGCAAGGATGAAGTGCTGGCACCGCTACGCTGATCCACACAAGACGACTGAAAGTATACTTAGTTTTTTGATATCTCCGTAATGCCAGCCGATAAAAACAGTATATCTGTGTGCGCCCTATTGCTTTTTCTACAGCTCTTCATCTCCCGTCATCTCGTAGCCGAAAATCTCATGCTGCGACATCAGCTTCTTGCCTATAAACGGTCGATCCAGAAACCCCGCATCAGACAGATTGATCGAATCCTCTGGGTCATTCTGGCCGGTCTTCTGCCGACTGCCTTCTGGAAGAATGCTCTTGCCTTCGTCAAACCTGCTACTGTGATCCAATGGCATTGAGAGGCCTATCGATCTTTCTGGACGTGGATCTCGCGAAGAAAGAAGTCCGGTAGACCGGCCATACGTTCTCTGCTCAGAGACGAGATCATCCGTATGGCAGTAGAGAATCCCACCTGGGGACCGGAACGCATCCTCGGCGAGCTACAGACTGCTGGCTATCGACTGCATATCAATACCTTACGTAAATATATGCCGAAACGTGCGAAAACTCCCGGAGGGAACTGGAAGAACTTTCTCGACCTTCATTCATCGCAGATCGAGGCCATGGATTTCTTCGTAGTACCGATGTGGAACTTCACGCCGCTCTATGTCTTCTTTATCATCCACCATGCAACGAGAGAGATTCTACACGTTAACGTCACGGCACATCCAAATATGCAGTGGCTGCGACAGAACCTGAAAGAAGCATTCTCTGACGGAAGCATCATCCCGAGATACCTTGTTCACGACAATGACCCGGTCTTTGTCTACTCCAGACGATTCATGGAAAACGTGCTTTCCATCACTCCCCTCAGAACGGCGCCTCACAGCCCATGGCAGAACGCTTACGCTGAGAGATTTGTCGGAACCATTCGAAGAGAGCTCACCGATCACATCATCCCTCTCTCAGAAGCTCATCTGAGAAGTCTCGTCAGAGAATACATGCGTCATTATAATGAAGATCGTACGCATTCCTCGATCGGAAGAGATTCACCCCACGGCCGACCCCGGGCAGAAATGCCTCCCGATCAACCCCAGATCTCCGTTCCGCGAGTCCGTGGACTCCATACTTTCCGCTGGAGAAGGCCGCATGAGATGCATTTTTGTAGGCGACCCCCGATTTAGCGCGAACCCTCATGGTCAGCTCTACGGTCCATCTTCCAATGGAGATTTCGCAATTGTGCAGGGTCTATTCCCCTTCTTCAATAATCAAATCACGGCAGTATTTGTCGAAGTCCTCTTGATCGTCTCGATCCAGTTTAGCCCCCAGCGATACGACCTCGTAAATTAACCGTTCACAGGCAAGTCCGCTTGAAGATCCAAACTTCAACTCACGGGCATCATAGTTTCGCCACGGACCATCAATAGCCTTGCCCTGCTCATCACGGGCACTATGGGCAACGATATAGAACTGAAGAACGTCTTTGTAAAAGTATCCGGCCACAAAGCGCAGCTCCTTCCAGCCATGAAGCATCGTACCACCACCGAGGTCTCTCGGTTCATAGGCAATGGTTTGCCCATATGACAGAGACTTGTCAATTTTATATCTCTTTCCCTCCCAAGTCAGCCAGAAAGGCTTCTGATAAGTCCACTTACTTGATCTAACGCCGTCGAAAATGTCATCAAGCTCTTGAGGCGTCGTTACACCTGGTCGTATCGATTGAATACGCTCCAGCGTTATCAGGGCATCCTTAAAAGTGTTATCGTGATCACCCGTGGATAACTTGTGGTAAATCGTTTTACAATTGAACAGACTCAAGAATCCCATCGTTATTACTCCCATTAATAATAGTCTCATCGAAATTCGATTATGTCCCGAATTTAGTTAGAGTTTGAAAAGGCGGAACCCTGGCCCAAAATGGGCCGAACAACCACATTCCCTTACGGAGGGTTCCAAGTGAAGAAGAACGAACGGGCAGAAAACAGTCAAACACAAAGCCTGGCGGCCGATGAGTTTCGGGATTATATTCGAACCAGCCTCGATTCCCGTGTGCGCGAATTTGCACTCGGCTACGTAGGAGCTTTGATTCTCGAAGNNNNNNNNNNNNNNNNNNNNNNNNNNNNNNNNNNNNNNNNNNNNNNNNNNNNNNNNNNNNNNNNNNNNNNNNNNNNNNNNNNNNNNNNNNNNNNNNNNNNGCTTCGGCCAGCTTCTGCGCCATATATTCCGGGTCAAAGTCAGAAAGAGAAGACCGAGGCCTGTCATCCAATGTGTCGTCGTCGCCATAGTAGTCTACCCAGCCTGCCTCCTCCTCCTTCCTCCTCATGAGTCCCGCAGCAGACATTCCTGCCCGGTAACCCTGATCCGTCTGATTTGCTAAATCACGGAAAAGATTCATTCCAGCAGAACCAAGCCCCACCCAGCCTGTAAACTCACCAAGAAAACCCTCGGCAAATCCAGACATCGCATTATCCCAGCTCCAGTCGCCGGAAGTCGTGTTTGTGGCACTGTTGTCCCTCGACGCTCGACCGCCCATCGTGACGGCAAGGTTCCAGAAAGCACTGGCATTGCCGATATCGGGATTCGCCATGGCCGCATAATTGTTCTGGTAACCCTGATTATACTTGTAGTATTCGGCGAACGTATTCACTCCCGTGCTGCTCACGCTCGATATGATATCTTTTGCATAATCGTTCTGGATACCAAATCCTTTGATAACTCCTTCTGAAATACCCGCCGATAGCGCTCCTGTTCCCATATTCTGCCAGAAGGCATCCCCGTTCGAGCCAGAAAGAGTCCAGCCGGTGATGTTACCGTGGTCATTATATGAGAAGCCTGCACCGATAGAACTTGCACTTGTGTTAATGGCGGCGGCCATCAATCGAT
This region of Leptonema illini DSM 21528 genomic DNA includes:
- a CDS encoding bifunctional diguanylate cyclase/phosphodiesterase, translated to MASLLREVRLLLSIPSLFLFVATLVTGAGLLTLQPDRPFFWIPAGLAFSFLFRYGLSMSFAVVLGELSAFLITGHSTLHGLASGLASIVSVLPLVYRHNHLKISREDHMWRRFMLAFLIALPVGTTLRFLTNDVGWIEWYMRVFTGVLFPGLPLLLWSRSSRFSGDAGLWERVAVTTVFVLSLPVVFFDNIVPFLPLPYAYLPAMLVIWIALRMGDFSGAAAMLLLGLAAFPGTALNEGPFANQPASLRIYLAFLAIITFFLTSLIERQTLLLKQQIEQDTLFRLFLERTRDIIYRARRGSNAGLEFMSPSVTEFLGYTPSDFTSNPALLIELIHPEDHEIIARIRSSSEKVQEAEFRIFDRKGHLHWAELRQVTLKDEQGNTVAVEGVVRDITDRKQASNRILHLNGLLHSIRQINQLITRERDREIILKESCNILVQNRGYRVIWIGLPDREAKHIEVAAVAGEGSGYTDGLTITIDGSVTGLGPSGRAWATGKTVLTSNVTSDPAFAPWKDRAARFGIHSSLAIPLVHADVKYGLMNVYTDDSLQFNEEEIGLLGEVAGDIAYSLYNIEREAEIEKLAYYDPLTDLANRRLLLDHLEHEMAFLRRRNRFGALLYLDLDNFKHVNDSYGHDTGDEILREVARRLRARLREEDTVARLGGDEFVILLFDLADSPDEAAKQAQSVAEQVQLTLQPPCIVGQNTFNLTPSIGVTVLPRYDQSPQDVIREADTAMYRTKMEGRNGYRFFHPEMQRMAEFRLSMEQELHRAIQGQEFTLHYQPQVDTEGRTVGLEALLRWQHPTMGTLGPDKYIGIAEETGLIVPLGRQILRMACGQLQIWKAQGFQGTMAVNISARQFRDPYFVKDVQDALAETGVDPGSLLLEITESVFLDNLEESIEKMEDLCATGIRFSVDDFGTGYSSLTYLKRLPLYEIKIDRSFTRDAVSNDFSRAIIRTIVTIAEHLQMTVIAEGVETDDQQKTLIELGCRRFQGYYTGRPVPADQIFAEQKKSDQ
- a CDS encoding DUF1564 family protein, which translates into the protein MNEQTRIDREPYYRSRSTLLIPEAYFKRFFWRSPYIKVSHWALSSYLGSLMNDPGLEYKLNFLETGKWKKQYQDEGQSLVRVNFYPDDRDWGRLSAISNATGFSRCYIFVYLMLIAMGVITLENGGTQPVWVRGHWNPVVISSINVDAVTRKLTRLLQT
- a CDS encoding DUF2269 family protein, with the translated sequence MIFLIVKLVHILSATFLFGAGAGSAYALMRAHRTGDLNVIQTTLKQIIHADWIFTALAGVVQLATGLIMVWLVRYPILSGWVFVSLILFVVAMACWIPAAMLQYRMLAAVTHALAHGLSASREYGRHFFIWASLGIPAFFSMLGIFYLMVFRPPL
- a CDS encoding SDR family oxidoreductase; translated protein: MKPMRIFLIGGTGFIGRAIAERLLADGYTLRLCVRDPARQPALAGVEYVKGDFNIQITDEANESAWRDQLAGCDAVINAVGIIRESKDATFERLHYEGPLALFRAARSLKIRRLIQISALGADEHAETKYHLSKRKADEALRKLIPSAVILRPSLVIGPGGKSTKLLALLATLPLLPLPGGGRFLLQPLRIEDLAAGVSSLIAKWPSRGVTVDVAGPEVVTMAQMLQSFRRNAGFAAAYLIGIPMSWMRAVARWGTGIVNEETLQMLERGNTGDARPFERLTGLTMRSALALPAGTLYEAALSVIRPMLRYSIAFVWIWTAIVTAFLYEPAISMSWLKQSGVPDGLLVLFLYGSCLFDLVLGLMLFSRYRRISYGFQLAAVAFYTLVIAFRIPELLLHPLGPISKNIPLLVLTAVGWLFDGDDSSDRLRPER
- a CDS encoding DUF167 domain-containing protein — translated: MRRYSVHVKPKSSKQGVHVLEDGTLEVRVHSPPEDGKANAELIETLARHLGVKRRHVSIVSGETARHKIIEVSDV
- a CDS encoding HD domain-containing protein, whose translation is MNMIDQALAIAVRVHAGQVDRGGRPYILHPLRLMHRCRSDEEMIVALLHDTVEDGDISLKDFERFQKYHKALGLLKSQMND
- a CDS encoding Rpn family recombination-promoting nuclease/putative transposase, translated to MDPTPDRIIRDTFSDREDAVPFFRSTLPPGLLAVLNLDTLEVEQGTFIDESMKEYRTDVLFRIQTASGSPAKIYLLFEHKSQRDPRIFTQLLSYLARIYERQDKPVPVIPFVFYHGKKAWDLGTDFTAHFKLTDRERQIFAPYLPDFRFELFDLGDQDVETLTITLYVKMLLQIIRSIDTDRLDDNLRDIFELSEIFFSEQKKLEKLRKLIFYVLTRGEVPHEKVASILSSVSKRLEKEAMTAAQKLREEGFAQGMQQGMQQGLLEGEQKLLIKQMEWRFGSLSKQENDTIRACSNRDLIEAASRAILEGKSKDEVLAPLR
- a CDS encoding integrase core domain-containing protein; translation: MAVENPTWGPERILGELQTAGYRLHINTLRKYMPKRAKTPGGNWKNFLDLHSSQIEAMDFFVVPMWNFTPLYVFFIIHHATREILHVNVTAHPNMQWLRQNLKEAFSDGSIIPRYLVHDNDPVFVYSRRFMENVLSITPLRTAPHSPWQNAYAERFVGTIRRELTDHIIPLSEAHLRSLVREYMRHYNEDRTHSSIGRDSPHGRPRAEMPPDQPQISVPRVRGLHTFRWRRPHEMHFCRRPPI